The nucleotide sequence GACCGCATCAACTTCGGCATCGCCGCCGAACGGCTCCGGCTCGCGGGCATCGCCTCCCGGCGCGTCCTCGTGGACGACGACGTCGCCACCGACTCCGCCGACACCGCCACCGGACGGCGCGGCACCGCCGCCACGGTCGTCGTCGAGAAGCTGCTCGGCGGCGCGGCCGACGCGGGCCTCGGCCTGGACGAGCTGGCCGACCTCGGCGCCCGCGTCGCCGCCGCCTCGCGGAGCCTGGCCGTCGCGTCCCGCGCCCAGACGTCCCCGCACACCGGACGGCCCGCGTTCGACCTGGAACCGGGCGAGATCGAGTACGGCGTCGGCATCCACGGCGAGCGGGCCGCGAGATCGGTGCCCCGCCCGCCCACCGCCGATCTGGTCGCCCGGATGCTCGACGCGGTCACCGCCGCGCTGCCCGACGGCCCCGGCGACGTCCTGGTCGTCGTCAACGGCCTCGGCGGCACCACGCCGCTGGAGCTGTACGGGCTCTACGACCTCGTCGCCGGCGACCTGGACCGGCGCGGGCTCACGGTCGCGGACGCGCTCGTCGGGACGTTCGTCCCCGCCCTCGACATGGCCGGGTTCTCGCTCACCCTCACCCGCCTGCGGCCCGAGTGGCGGCCCTGGTGGGACGCCCCGGCCGTCACGCCCGCCTTCCCCCGCGCGAACGGAGCCGCCTGATGGACCTCGACCAGAACGCCGTCCTGCGCCGCTACGCCACCGCCGTCGACGCCGCGCACGGCGAGCTGACCCGCCTGGACCGGCACAGCGGCGACGGCGACTTCGGCGACAACCTCCGCGCCGGGCTCCGCGCCGCCGCCGCCCGCCACGACCGGACGGGCGGCCCCGCGTTCGCCGTGCTCGGCGAGGTCTTCCTGGACGAGGTCGGCGGCACCAGCGGCCCCCTGTTCGGCCTGCTGTTCACCGAGATCGCCCGCGCGCTCGCCGCGGACCCGGGGGCGTTCGCGTCCGGCGCCGCCGCCGGGCTCGGCGCGATCCGCCGCGTCGGCGAGGCCGAGATCGGCGACCGCACGCTCGTGGACGCCCTCGCCCCCGCCGTCGACGCCCTGCACGGCCCGCGCCCGTTCGCCGCCGCCGCGCGCGCCGCCGCCGACGGGGCCGCCCGCACCGCCGGCCTGCGCGCCCGCCGGGGCCGCGCCAGCTACCTCGGCGACCGGGCGCTCGGCGCCGCCGACCCGGGCGCGGCCGGGATCGCGCTGCTGTTCTGGGCCGTCGCATCCGTCGCCGAACCGGACGACGACGTCCCGCCGCCCTTCTAACCCGGAGCGCGTCACGCGCTGTATCGAGGAAATTCATCGCAACGGCACTCTTGGAACGGTCCCGCGCGCCACCCTGGCCACCGTGAACAACACACCACGCATGGGGATCCCCGACCGGCTCGCCGAGCGCATGAGCATGGCCGAGCAGTACGAGTACCTGCGCTCCCGCCTCTCCCGGC is from Actinomadura rubteroloni and encodes:
- a CDS encoding dihydroxyacetone kinase subunit DhaK; amino-acid sequence: MATDRTTPGGPFLPADGDPVPPALRGFARAHAALVELRDDPPHLLARDRAPARRVGLVSGGGSGHEPLHAGFLGRGMLDAVAPGKVFASPHNRQVLAASRAAAGPDGVLHVVKNYTGDRINFGIAAERLRLAGIASRRVLVDDDVATDSADTATGRRGTAATVVVEKLLGGAADAGLGLDELADLGARVAAASRSLAVASRAQTSPHTGRPAFDLEPGEIEYGVGIHGERAARSVPRPPTADLVARMLDAVTAALPDGPGDVLVVVNGLGGTTPLELYGLYDLVAGDLDRRGLTVADALVGTFVPALDMAGFSLTLTRLRPEWRPWWDAPAVTPAFPRANGAA
- a CDS encoding DAK2 domain-containing protein, translated to MDLDQNAVLRRYATAVDAAHGELTRLDRHSGDGDFGDNLRAGLRAAAARHDRTGGPAFAVLGEVFLDEVGGTSGPLFGLLFTEIARALAADPGAFASGAAAGLGAIRRVGEAEIGDRTLVDALAPAVDALHGPRPFAAAARAAADGAARTAGLRARRGRASYLGDRALGAADPGAAGIALLFWAVASVAEPDDDVPPPF